Proteins from a single region of Macaca fascicularis isolate 582-1 chromosome 17, T2T-MFA8v1.1:
- the RPL21 gene encoding large ribosomal subunit protein eL21, with protein sequence MTNTKGKRRGTRYMFSRPFRKHGVVPLATYMRIYKKGDIVDIKGMGTVQKGMPHKCYHGKTGRVYNVTQHAVGIVVNKQVKGKILAKRINVRIEHIKHSKSRDSFLKRVKENDQKKKEAKEKGTWVQLKRQPAPPREAHFVRTNGKEPELLEPIPYEFMA encoded by the exons ATGACgaacacaaagggaaagaggagaggcaccCGATATATGTTCTCTaggccttttagaaaacatg GAGTTGTTCCTTTGGCCACGTATATGCGAATCTATAAGAAAGGTGATATCGTAGACATCAAG GGAATGGGTACCGTTCAAAAAGGAATGCCCCACAAGTGTTACCATGGCAAAACTGGGAGAGTCTACAACGTTACCCAGCATGCTGTTGGCATTGTTGTAAACAAACAAGTTAA gggcaagattcttgccaagagaattaatgtACGTATTGAGCACATTAAGCATTCTAAGAGCAGAGATAGCTTCCTGAAACGcgtgaaggaaaatgatcagaaaaagaaagaagccaaagagaaaggtacctGGGTTCAACTGAAGCGCCAG cctgctccacccagagaagcacactttgtgagaaccaatgggaaggagcctgagctgctggaacctattccctatgaattcatggcataa
- the RASL11A gene encoding ras-like protein family member 11A isoform X2, whose amino-acid sequence MRPLSMSGHFLLSPIPESSSDYLLPKDIKLAVLGAGRVGKSAMIVRFLTKRFIGDYEPNTGKLYSRLVYVEGDQLSLQIQDTPGGVQHLCKEVSKMHGLSGERRRASIIPRPRSPNMQDLKRRFKQALSPKVKAPTALG is encoded by the exons ATGCGGCCGCTCAGCATGTCGGGGCACTTTCTGCTCTCACCCATCCCCGAGTCCTCCTCGGACTACCTCCTGCCCAAGGACATCAAACTGGCGGTGCTGGGCGCCGGCCGCGTGGGCAAGAGTG CAATGATCGTCCGCTTCCTGACCAAGAGATTCATTGGCGACTATGAACCGAATACAG GCAAGCTGTATTCACGTCTGGTCTACGTTGAGGGGGACCAGCTCTCCCTGCAGATCCAGGATACTCCCGGGGGCGTCCAG CATCTCTGCAAAGAAGTAAGCAAGATGCACGGCCTCAGTGGGGAAAGAAGAAGAGCCTCCATCATCCCTCGGCCCCGCTCTCCCAACATGCAGGACCTGAAGAGACGCTTCAAGCAGGCTCTGTCTCCCAAAGTCAAAGCCCCCACTGCACTGGGGTGA
- the RASL11A gene encoding ras-like protein family member 11A isoform X1 — MRPLSMSGHFLLSPIPESSSDYLLPKDIKLAVLGAGRVGKSAMIVRFLTKRFIGDYEPNTGKLYSRLVYVEGDQLSLQIQDTPGGVQIQDSLPQVVDSLSKCVQWAEGFLLVYSITDYDSYLSIRPLYQHIRKVHPDSKAPVIIVGNKGDLLHARQVQTQDGIQLANELGSLFLEISTSENYEDVCDVFQHLCKEVSKMHGLSGERRRASIIPRPRSPNMQDLKRRFKQALSPKVKAPTALG; from the exons ATGCGGCCGCTCAGCATGTCGGGGCACTTTCTGCTCTCACCCATCCCCGAGTCCTCCTCGGACTACCTCCTGCCCAAGGACATCAAACTGGCGGTGCTGGGCGCCGGCCGCGTGGGCAAGAGTG CAATGATCGTCCGCTTCCTGACCAAGAGATTCATTGGCGACTATGAACCGAATACAG GCAAGCTGTATTCACGTCTGGTCTACGTTGAGGGGGACCAGCTCTCCCTGCAGATCCAGGATACTCCCGGGGGCGTCCAG ATCCAAGACAGTCTCCCCCAGGTCGTCGATTCCCTGTCCAAATGCGTGCAGTGGGCCGAGGGCTTTTTACTGGTCTATTCCATCACAGACTACGACAGCTACCTGTCCATCCGACCCCTTTATCAGCACATCCGGAAGGTCCACCCTGACTCTAAAGCCCCTGTCATCATTGTGGGCAACAAGGGGGACCTTTTGCATGCCCGGCAGGTGCAGACACAGGACGGTATTCAGCTAGCCAATGAGCTGGGCAGCCTGTTCCTTGAAATTTCCACTAGCGAAAACTATGAAGATGTCTGTGATGTGTTTCAGCATCTCTGCAAAGAAGTAAGCAAGATGCACGGCCTCAGTGGGGAAAGAAGAAGAGCCTCCATCATCCCTCGGCCCCGCTCTCCCAACATGCAGGACCTGAAGAGACGCTTCAAGCAGGCTCTGTCTCCCAAAGTCAAAGCCCCCACTGCACTGGGGTGA
- the RASL11A gene encoding ras-like protein family member 11A isoform X4 yields MIVRFLTKRFIGDYEPNTGKLYSRLVYVEGDQLSLQIQDTPGGVQIQDSLPQVVDSLSKCVQWAEGFLLVYSITDYDSYLSIRPLYQHIRKVHPDSKAPVIIVGNKGDLLHARQVQTQDGIQLANELGSLFLEISTSENYEDVCDVFQHLCKEVSKMHGLSGERRRASIIPRPRSPNMQDLKRRFKQALSPKVKAPTALG; encoded by the exons ATGATCGTCCGCTTCCTGACCAAGAGATTCATTGGCGACTATGAACCGAATACAG GCAAGCTGTATTCACGTCTGGTCTACGTTGAGGGGGACCAGCTCTCCCTGCAGATCCAGGATACTCCCGGGGGCGTCCAG ATCCAAGACAGTCTCCCCCAGGTCGTCGATTCCCTGTCCAAATGCGTGCAGTGGGCCGAGGGCTTTTTACTGGTCTATTCCATCACAGACTACGACAGCTACCTGTCCATCCGACCCCTTTATCAGCACATCCGGAAGGTCCACCCTGACTCTAAAGCCCCTGTCATCATTGTGGGCAACAAGGGGGACCTTTTGCATGCCCGGCAGGTGCAGACACAGGACGGTATTCAGCTAGCCAATGAGCTGGGCAGCCTGTTCCTTGAAATTTCCACTAGCGAAAACTATGAAGATGTCTGTGATGTGTTTCAGCATCTCTGCAAAGAAGTAAGCAAGATGCACGGCCTCAGTGGGGAAAGAAGAAGAGCCTCCATCATCCCTCGGCCCCGCTCTCCCAACATGCAGGACCTGAAGAGACGCTTCAAGCAGGCTCTGTCTCCCAAAGTCAAAGCCCCCACTGCACTGGGGTGA